A single Gammaproteobacteria bacterium DNA region contains:
- a CDS encoding DUF4442 domain-containing protein: protein MSVNKNESPGEKILATWQKLKDKPFGKKLFSIGVGKMAPYTGTIKAVVTDLTPGHCINFLKEKKSNKNHLRSIHAVALINLGEMTSGLAVLSGMSSQIRGILTKMEMEYIKKAKGDLIAECRCEIPEVEDSLNYEVETFIKDSSGDVVAKGTFFWLLSRKS from the coding sequence ATGTCAGTCAATAAAAATGAATCCCCCGGAGAAAAAATTCTCGCCACTTGGCAAAAACTGAAAGATAAACCATTTGGTAAAAAATTGTTTTCCATAGGAGTTGGCAAGATGGCTCCGTACACGGGAACTATTAAGGCGGTAGTCACCGATCTGACTCCCGGGCATTGCATAAATTTTCTCAAAGAAAAAAAATCCAACAAAAACCATTTGCGCAGCATTCATGCCGTTGCTCTGATTAATCTTGGAGAGATGACCAGTGGTTTGGCAGTTTTATCAGGTATGTCATCTCAGATTCGCGGAATTCTGACGAAAATGGAGATGGAATATATCAAGAAAGCCAAAGGTGATTTAATTGCCGAGTGTCGTTGTGAAATTCCTGAAGTTGAAGATTCTTTGAATTATGAAGTGGAAACTTTTATCAAAGACTCCAGTGGTGATGTTGTTGCCAAAGGAACATTCTTTTGGTTATTGTCGCGTAAAAGCTAA
- the pepQ gene encoding Xaa-Pro dipeptidase, whose protein sequence is MYSNHYKYVSEIINKALEKANLDGVLIYSGHAHNYFLDDMPYPFACNPHFKWMVPITETPYCTIHYQAGKKPTLYLYQPKDYWHSLPAMPQGDWIDFFNIVPVACKEEVPDYGKLKNHAWIGQENSCEHDSLQHNPKVYMDYVHFHRACKTDYEIENIRKANKLALKGHKAAYKCFKKGKSEFESHVAYMKATNHNEYQLPYGNIIAQNQNGAVLHYQHMQRHRLPKKQLKSFLIDAGCSVNGYASDITRTYAYGDGEFKKMIKAVDKMQKKLGKQATVGTSYIDLHIQAHMKLADILRDFDVISCDAQTALESGLSNVFFPHGLGHYLGLQVHDIGGRQIDEDGNTLSPPELHPFLRLTRTLQENNVLTIEPGIYFIDMLLDEAKAKGLGKYINWSRVEDFKPYGGIRIEDNIVVKKNKSVNLTR, encoded by the coding sequence ATGTACAGCAATCATTATAAATATGTTTCCGAAATAATCAACAAAGCACTCGAGAAAGCCAATCTGGACGGAGTTTTGATTTACTCAGGACATGCACACAATTATTTTCTCGATGACATGCCTTATCCTTTTGCCTGTAATCCGCATTTCAAATGGATGGTTCCGATTACCGAAACACCATATTGTACGATTCATTATCAAGCGGGTAAAAAGCCGACACTGTATTTGTACCAACCAAAAGACTACTGGCATTCGTTGCCGGCAATGCCACAAGGTGATTGGATAGATTTTTTCAATATTGTTCCGGTCGCTTGTAAGGAAGAAGTACCTGATTACGGAAAATTAAAAAATCATGCGTGGATTGGTCAAGAAAATTCCTGTGAGCATGACTCCTTACAGCACAACCCAAAAGTTTATATGGATTATGTGCACTTTCACCGTGCTTGCAAAACGGATTATGAAATTGAAAACATTCGCAAAGCCAATAAACTAGCATTAAAAGGTCACAAAGCGGCTTATAAATGTTTCAAAAAAGGCAAATCCGAATTTGAATCTCATGTTGCCTACATGAAAGCCACCAATCACAACGAGTATCAGCTTCCTTACGGAAACATCATTGCGCAAAATCAAAACGGAGCGGTTTTGCATTATCAACACATGCAAAGACATCGCCTCCCAAAAAAGCAATTGAAATCATTTTTGATTGATGCCGGATGTAGTGTCAATGGTTATGCCTCGGACATTACTCGTACTTACGCTTATGGAGATGGCGAATTCAAAAAAATGATTAAAGCAGTCGATAAAATGCAGAAAAAACTCGGCAAACAAGCAACTGTGGGAACCAGTTATATCGATCTGCATATACAAGCCCATATGAAATTGGCAGACATTCTCAGAGACTTTGATGTTATCAGTTGTGATGCGCAAACTGCTTTGGAGAGCGGACTCAGTAATGTTTTCTTTCCACATGGTCTTGGGCATTATCTGGGTTTGCAAGTGCATGACATTGGCGGTCGTCAAATCGATGAAGATGGCAACACACTTTCTCCACCGGAACTTCATCCTTTCCTGCGTTTAACCCGAACCTTGCAGGAAAACAACGTCCTTACCATCGAACCAGGCATTTATTTCATCGACATGCTATTGGATGAAGCCAAAGCCAAAGGTCTTGGAAAATACATTAATTGGTCACGAGTGGAAGACTTTAAACCTTATGGCGGTATTCGCATTGAAGATAATATTGTGGTTAAGAAAAACAAGTCGGTGAATTTGACGAGGTAA
- the rmuC gene encoding DNA recombination protein RmuC, with translation MTIDLQLIGIFIGGLLSGMLIVLIIMRFRYQSQTQNLVNEHHSELKLQSQQIESLEEDRMLLTQDFENLKSEKKEADIENKNLLAKFSATRQQFQDTVQRLEELKKQVLAFEEKQQFQNQENSQLKSKVAELKTLNEQQQQSAAEKLELLSKARQELQDQFKSLANEIFDEKGKKFAEQNKEKLDAILNPFNSHLQEFKKVVSDVYVSEAKQRASLKQEILGLKELNERLNKEALNLTTALKGDKKTQGNWGELVLERVLEQSGLRKGQEYETQGGFRDAENNLLKPDVIIHLPQEKAVIVDSKVSLIAYEKYSSSENPERKEELLKQHINAVESHIKSLSEKDYSNIKGIQSLDFVLMFIPIEPAFNIAFQNNDKLFNQAFEKKIIVVTPTTLLATLKTIENLWRYENQNRNARIIAEKAGNLYDKFRGFVEDIEKLGNQINTVNDTYQNALNKLSKGKGNLISQSQQLVDLGVKVKKEIPKSILDESSETGSDS, from the coding sequence ATGACTATTGATTTACAACTTATCGGAATCTTTATTGGCGGATTATTAAGCGGAATGCTGATTGTGTTAATCATCATGCGATTTCGTTATCAAAGCCAAACTCAGAATTTAGTTAACGAACATCACTCCGAACTCAAATTGCAATCGCAACAAATTGAATCTTTAGAAGAAGACCGAATGCTCCTCACTCAGGATTTTGAAAATCTCAAGTCCGAAAAAAAAGAAGCCGATATTGAAAATAAAAACCTATTGGCAAAATTTTCAGCAACCCGACAACAATTTCAGGATACCGTTCAAAGACTGGAAGAGCTCAAAAAACAGGTTTTGGCTTTTGAAGAAAAGCAACAATTTCAAAATCAGGAAAACTCACAACTCAAATCCAAAGTTGCTGAACTGAAAACACTCAACGAACAACAACAGCAATCGGCGGCTGAAAAACTGGAATTGCTCAGCAAAGCCAGACAAGAGCTTCAAGATCAGTTTAAATCACTGGCAAATGAAATTTTTGATGAGAAAGGAAAGAAATTCGCCGAGCAAAACAAAGAAAAACTCGATGCCATTCTCAATCCTTTCAACAGCCATTTGCAGGAATTCAAAAAAGTGGTCAGCGATGTTTATGTCAGCGAAGCCAAACAACGAGCTTCTCTCAAGCAAGAAATTCTAGGGTTGAAAGAGTTAAACGAAAGACTCAATAAAGAAGCCTTAAATCTGACAACAGCTCTTAAAGGCGATAAAAAAACTCAGGGCAACTGGGGCGAGTTAGTTCTGGAAAGAGTTTTGGAGCAATCCGGATTACGAAAAGGTCAGGAATACGAAACCCAAGGAGGCTTTCGTGATGCGGAAAACAATTTGCTGAAACCCGATGTGATTATTCATCTTCCGCAGGAAAAAGCGGTCATTGTTGATTCCAAAGTTTCCTTGATTGCTTATGAGAAGTACTCATCTTCTGAAAACCCGGAACGCAAGGAAGAATTGTTAAAACAACACATCAATGCTGTAGAATCTCACATCAAATCGCTCAGCGAAAAGGATTATTCCAATATCAAAGGCATTCAGTCGCTGGATTTTGTGTTGATGTTTATCCCGATAGAACCGGCTTTTAACATCGCTTTTCAGAATAATGACAAGCTGTTTAATCAGGCTTTTGAGAAGAAAATTATCGTTGTCACACCAACAACCTTGCTTGCCACCTTAAAAACCATCGAAAACCTATGGCGTTATGAAAACCAAAACCGCAATGCTCGGATTATTGCCGAAAAAGCGGGAAATCTGTACGACAAATTCAGAGGTTTTGTTGAGGACATCGAAAAACTCGGCAACCAAATCAACACCGTCAATGACACCTATCAAAACGCCCTCAACAAACTATCCAAAGGCAAAGGCAATCTGATCAGTCAGTCTCAGCAATTGGTTGATTTAGGAGTCAAAGTCAAAAAAGAAATTCCTAAGTCGATTCTTGATGAATCGAGTGAAACTGGAAGTGATTCATAG
- a CDS encoding DUF4389 domain-containing protein, with amino-acid sequence MTEQNNNEAIEAEVVNAETEKTSKCANGKCNDKGPEIFSRIFFTLLFFLIGWVTIWVFGFVVLIQFGFLIITGKVNNNLKGFNKEVGLFIYDMIKYLSFQTDVKPFPFRDWPYDENQEKQNNSELNDDNTVKASK; translated from the coding sequence ATGACAGAACAAAACAACAACGAAGCAATTGAAGCAGAAGTAGTAAATGCTGAAACTGAAAAAACAAGCAAATGTGCTAACGGAAAATGTAACGATAAAGGGCCGGAGATTTTTAGCAGAATCTTTTTTACCTTGTTATTCTTTTTAATTGGCTGGGTGACCATCTGGGTTTTCGGATTTGTCGTGCTGATTCAGTTCGGGTTTTTAATCATTACCGGAAAAGTTAATAATAATTTGAAAGGTTTTAACAAAGAAGTCGGTCTGTTTATATACGACATGATTAAATACTTGTCTTTCCAGACAGATGTTAAGCCATTTCCTTTCAGAGACTGGCCTTATGACGAAAATCAGGAAAAACAAAATAATAGTGAACTTAATGACGACAATACAGTCAAAGCTAGTAAATAA